From the genome of Spirosomataceae bacterium TFI 002, one region includes:
- a CDS encoding ADP-ribosylglycohydrolase: MKKSNTVFVLLLFVGVSCQSLSEKEVDFTDKPLKEISLNEAELYDKILGQMVGSAIGDAMGAPTEMWSRVAIKLEYGDVKGLDSMVREPSPEGTWKYNLPAGGTTDDTRWKALTYSYLTKTKSQELVAKDFMQVLVDQYLQDLGNFKKIDSFDPEPFEENTRKVAWLQEWAKVAKPYTEGDFLAYHDALSRFYGGEMVCAGLLYAPAIGVFYPENPERAYQEMYKISLFDIGYARDISGLAAAMTAVGMKKGASPQDLLAVLRNIDPNGFFKSRLVGRTSYRILQLALNINQEAKKLPLEEQRQKAFEMLDGHLQDMPFHAGEIHLQVITAMLFSDFDFTNTMTFLVNYGRDNDTTAAVAGGILGAYYGFEKLPIDMREKVMKVGKEELEIDMEKLSMDMAKKVISFY, translated from the coding sequence ATGAAAAAATCAAATACAGTCTTTGTTCTTCTACTTTTTGTTGGTGTATCATGTCAAAGCTTAAGTGAAAAAGAGGTTGATTTTACAGATAAACCGCTAAAAGAAATCAGCTTGAACGAGGCGGAGCTGTATGATAAAATTTTGGGACAAATGGTGGGTTCAGCAATAGGGGACGCCATGGGAGCACCTACAGAAATGTGGAGTAGGGTTGCAATCAAATTGGAATACGGTGATGTGAAAGGCTTAGACTCTATGGTAAGAGAACCTTCTCCGGAGGGAACGTGGAAGTATAATTTACCAGCAGGGGGCACTACGGATGATACAAGATGGAAGGCCCTTACTTACAGTTACCTTACAAAAACAAAATCTCAAGAATTAGTCGCAAAGGACTTTATGCAAGTATTGGTTGATCAATACTTACAAGACCTCGGGAATTTCAAAAAGATAGATTCTTTTGACCCTGAGCCTTTTGAGGAAAACACAAGAAAAGTAGCTTGGCTACAAGAGTGGGCTAAGGTTGCAAAGCCATACACTGAAGGAGATTTTTTGGCTTATCACGATGCATTGAGCAGGTTTTATGGAGGAGAAATGGTTTGTGCTGGCTTACTCTACGCACCAGCAATTGGTGTTTTTTACCCCGAAAATCCTGAACGAGCTTATCAAGAAATGTATAAGATAAGCCTTTTCGACATTGGTTATGCCAGAGATATTAGTGGTCTAGCTGCTGCAATGACAGCCGTAGGAATGAAGAAAGGAGCAAGCCCTCAAGACCTATTAGCCGTATTGAGAAATATTGATCCTAATGGCTTTTTCAAAAGCAGACTTGTAGGACGGACCTCGTATCGAATTTTACAATTGGCTCTAAATATCAATCAAGAAGCGAAAAAATTACCGCTGGAAGAGCAAAGACAAAAAGCTTTTGAAATGCTAGATGGACACTTACAAGACATGCCTTTTCATGCTGGAGAGATACATCTACAAGTGATAACAGCAATGCTTTTCTCAGATTTTGACTTCACCAATACAATGACTTTTCTTGTCAACTATGGCCGAGACAATGATACCACAGCTGCGGTTGCAGGAGGTATCTTGGGGGCTTATTATGGTTTTGAAAAACTTCCCATCGATATGCGTGAAAAAGTAATGAAGGTGGGAAAAGAGGAACTTGAAATTGACATGGAGAAGTTATCTATGGATATGGCAAAGAAAGTTATTTCGTTTTACTAA
- a CDS encoding 5-methylthioribose kinase: MTIELKESFDEALKAYLIANNLISTKATIIGYSKAGEGNMNFVMRLITSEGNLILKQSRDYVNKYPQIAAPIERVAVEKAFFDVVNNDVTLAEFSPSVLHFDAENHLLVMEDLGNGKDFMKLYQDQSTISASDIESLISYLVKLHSQESLGFPSNSAMKELNHEHIFHFPYMEENGFNLDDIQEGLQDLAMAYKTDNRLKQEIEKIGERYLSQGKTLLHGDFYPGSWLKVDTEVKVIDPEFGFLGDPEFDLGVMMAHFEMSKIDHNILKKCLNQYESERGVGKKLLQQYQGIEIMRRLIGIAQLPVNLSLNEKSELLKKAKALIL, translated from the coding sequence ATGACAATTGAATTAAAAGAGAGTTTTGACGAAGCACTAAAGGCTTATTTAATAGCCAACAACTTAATTTCCACTAAGGCCACGATAATAGGCTATTCCAAAGCTGGGGAAGGTAACATGAATTTCGTGATGAGGCTTATCACAAGCGAGGGAAATTTGATTTTGAAACAATCGCGAGATTATGTCAATAAGTACCCGCAGATAGCAGCACCCATAGAAAGAGTTGCTGTAGAAAAAGCTTTTTTTGATGTAGTTAACAATGACGTAACCCTTGCTGAGTTTTCACCTTCTGTATTACATTTTGATGCAGAAAACCACTTGTTGGTAATGGAAGACCTTGGTAATGGCAAGGACTTTATGAAACTATATCAAGACCAATCTACTATTTCCGCCTCAGATATAGAATCCTTAATAAGCTATTTAGTTAAATTGCATAGTCAGGAGAGTTTAGGTTTTCCTAGCAACAGTGCAATGAAAGAACTTAACCACGAACACATTTTTCATTTCCCTTATATGGAAGAAAATGGGTTCAACCTTGATGACATTCAAGAGGGTTTACAGGACTTGGCCATGGCATACAAGACCGACAATCGGCTAAAACAAGAAATAGAAAAAATAGGCGAGCGTTACTTGAGTCAAGGTAAAACATTGTTGCACGGTGATTTTTATCCCGGAAGTTGGTTAAAAGTGGATACCGAAGTAAAAGTGATAGACCCAGAGTTTGGTTTTTTGGGAGATCCAGAGTTTGACCTAGGCGTAATGATGGCTCATTTTGAAATGAGTAAAATAGACCACAACATTCTTAAAAAGTGCCTAAATCAATACGAAAGCGAAAGGGGGGTGGGCAAAAAGCTCTTGCAACAATATCAAGGAATAGAAATTATGCGAAGGTTGATTGGTATTGCTCAGTTGCCAGTCAATTTAAGTTTGAATGAAAAAAGTGAGTTATTGAAAAAAGCGAAGGCTCTCATTTTATAA
- a CDS encoding ADP-ribose pyrophosphatase YjhB, NUDIX family has translation MKTRPSILIIQNNHLLTMRYNYAGQDVYNLPGGNVEFGEKLNDTLTRELQEELGIRVEVGKLLFVGEVHTEQMQNIHFVFNGIIADGTPKLNPSETKALEIVWLPIKNIVDYQLYPNIVTYISSQPNRTTYLGVLDQKWH, from the coding sequence ATGAAAACCCGACCAAGCATTTTAATTATTCAAAACAATCACCTGCTCACCATGCGTTATAATTATGCAGGACAAGATGTATATAATTTACCAGGTGGAAACGTTGAATTTGGTGAAAAACTGAATGATACGCTCACAAGAGAACTACAAGAAGAATTAGGCATAAGGGTTGAAGTAGGAAAATTGCTTTTTGTAGGGGAAGTACACACGGAGCAGATGCAGAACATACATTTTGTTTTTAATGGTATTATTGCAGACGGGACTCCAAAACTGAATCCTAGCGAAACCAAAGCTTTGGAAATAGTATGGTTGCCCATTAAAAATATTGTTGACTACCAACTTTATCCTAACATTGTTACGTATATAAGCAGCCAACCTAATAGAACCACCTATTTAGGGGTTTTGGATCAAAAGTGGCATTGA
- a CDS encoding 4Fe-4S dicluster domain-containing protein produces MHFIPQILFLITLGTAAYFIGKRIVLIKKTIQLGKSEDLTDHPKKRLAIMLRIAFGQKKMFDRPIVGLLHFAVYAGFIIINVEVLEIIIDGLLGTHRIFAQPLGSLYPFLINTFEILAVLVILACVVFLIRRNITKVERLGHKAHREMKGWPELDANLILVIEISLMWAFISMNTVDGLLQAQGAEHYVDASTGSFLISSMLDPIFNNWSMQSLIIYERVAWWFHILGIMAFALYVTYSKHLHIALAFPNTYFARLKPVGEISNMPAVTKEVKIMLGMEDPDPNPAEIGRFGAKDVQDLSWKNLMDAYSCTECGRCTSACPANQTGKALSPRKIMMDTRDRLEDIQQGWLKNGLDFRDEKTLMGDYISEEELLGCTTCNACVQECPILISPLDIIIQLRRYNVMEESKAPQSWNMMFQNLETSMAPWKFSPSDRFNWKEEVK; encoded by the coding sequence ATGCACTTTATACCCCAAATATTATTCTTAATTACCTTAGGAACAGCCGCTTACTTCATTGGAAAGCGAATTGTGTTAATTAAAAAAACGATCCAATTAGGCAAAAGTGAAGACTTAACTGACCATCCAAAAAAACGATTGGCAATTATGCTTCGAATTGCTTTTGGTCAAAAAAAGATGTTTGATCGGCCAATTGTTGGGCTTTTACACTTCGCAGTGTACGCTGGATTCATAATTATTAACGTAGAAGTACTCGAAATTATCATTGATGGACTCTTGGGAACACACCGTATTTTTGCCCAACCACTTGGAAGTCTATATCCATTTCTAATTAATACTTTTGAGATACTAGCAGTATTGGTAATACTAGCTTGCGTTGTATTCCTTATCCGCCGAAACATTACCAAAGTTGAAAGACTAGGTCATAAAGCTCATAGAGAAATGAAAGGCTGGCCAGAGTTAGATGCCAACCTTATCTTAGTAATAGAAATTTCGTTGATGTGGGCTTTCATTAGCATGAACACTGTTGATGGCCTTTTACAGGCTCAAGGGGCGGAACATTATGTGGATGCCAGTACTGGAAGCTTTCTTATCAGTAGCATGCTAGACCCTATTTTCAACAACTGGAGCATGCAATCTCTTATTATTTATGAAAGAGTGGCTTGGTGGTTCCATATTTTGGGTATCATGGCATTTGCTCTTTACGTTACTTACTCTAAGCACCTTCATATTGCTCTGGCATTTCCCAACACATATTTTGCAAGGTTAAAACCAGTTGGCGAAATATCCAATATGCCAGCCGTTACTAAAGAAGTAAAAATCATGCTTGGAATGGAAGACCCAGACCCTAACCCTGCAGAAATAGGTCGTTTTGGAGCAAAAGATGTTCAGGACCTCTCGTGGAAAAACCTAATGGATGCATATAGTTGCACAGAATGTGGTAGATGTACTTCTGCTTGTCCTGCAAACCAAACAGGTAAGGCCCTTTCTCCAAGAAAGATCATGATGGACACAAGAGACCGATTAGAAGATATACAGCAAGGCTGGCTCAAAAATGGTTTGGATTTCCGTGACGAGAAAACCCTCATGGGAGATTACATCAGCGAAGAAGAGCTTCTTGGTTGCACTACTTGTAACGCATGCGTACAAGAATGTCCAATCCTAATTAGCCCATTGGATATCATCATTCAGTTGCGTAGATACAATGTAATGGAAGAGAGTAAAGCCCCTCAGTCGTGGAATATGATGTTCCAAAATTTAGAAACGAGCATGGCTCCATGGAAATTTTCTCCTTCTGACAGATTCAATTGGAAGGAAGAGGTAAAGTAA
- a CDS encoding anhydro-N-acetylmuramic acid kinase — translation MNPQIENLYHISQKPERLIIGLMSGTSLDGLDVALCKFTSSGAQTKVELIQFDTITYNETFKNEIREVFAKNQVSLPHLCRLNPWIAQTHARIINELLVKWNINKDQIDAIASHGQTVMHSPRRLHKLDNFPNSTLQIGDGDHLAVDTGIITISDFRQKHCAMGGEGAPLALYGDYLLFSSTEENRVLINIGGIANFTFLPSNNDFEAVFATDTGPGNTIIDAFVQKHFGIPFDKDAEIASKGSLNKMLLNRLSKEEYFEEKVPKTTGPELFNLDYLKRAIGKEKISIEDILHTLCHFTANTLCNEILKSVPLSFQNNMGVYLSGGGMHNPLICKLIESQLQGSIIHKMDVLGISGDAKEAVLFAAIANETLAGSKGFNSPKSSTSSFFMGKISFPN, via the coding sequence ATGAATCCCCAAATAGAAAATTTATACCACATTTCTCAAAAGCCCGAAAGGCTTATTATTGGTTTAATGTCCGGTACGTCTTTGGACGGACTTGATGTTGCACTTTGTAAGTTTACTAGCTCTGGAGCACAAACAAAAGTCGAACTCATTCAATTCGACACTATCACTTACAATGAGACTTTCAAAAATGAAATAAGAGAAGTATTTGCCAAGAACCAAGTGTCTCTACCACACCTGTGTAGGTTAAATCCATGGATTGCCCAAACCCATGCAAGAATCATCAATGAGCTTCTTGTAAAATGGAATATCAATAAAGATCAAATTGATGCAATTGCAAGTCACGGACAAACGGTAATGCACAGCCCCAGAAGGCTCCATAAACTCGATAACTTTCCAAACTCAACACTACAAATAGGGGATGGGGATCACCTAGCTGTAGATACAGGAATCATAACCATTTCCGACTTTCGACAAAAACATTGTGCAATGGGTGGAGAAGGAGCTCCGCTTGCTCTTTATGGAGACTATTTACTATTCTCAAGCACTGAAGAAAACCGAGTTTTAATCAACATTGGAGGAATCGCCAATTTTACATTTCTGCCTTCAAACAATGACTTTGAAGCTGTTTTTGCTACTGATACTGGTCCTGGAAATACCATTATTGATGCTTTTGTTCAAAAACACTTCGGAATTCCTTTTGATAAAGATGCCGAAATTGCTTCTAAGGGTAGTTTAAATAAAATGCTCCTTAATAGGCTTAGTAAGGAAGAGTATTTTGAAGAAAAGGTACCCAAAACTACAGGGCCAGAATTGTTCAATCTCGACTACCTCAAAAGAGCTATTGGAAAAGAGAAAATTTCAATCGAAGACATACTTCACACACTTTGTCATTTCACGGCAAATACTTTGTGTAATGAAATATTAAAATCTGTTCCTTTATCGTTTCAAAACAACATGGGGGTTTATTTAAGTGGTGGTGGTATGCATAATCCACTTATTTGCAAGTTAATAGAAAGTCAACTTCAAGGTTCTATAATTCATAAAATGGACGTTCTAGGAATCTCAGGAGATGCAAAAGAAGCTGTTCTTTTTGCCGCAATAGCGAATGAAACACTTGCGGGAAGTAAAGGGTTTAATTCACCCAAATCTTCAACCAGTTCATTCTTTATGGGCAAAATCTCTTTTCCTAATTGA
- a CDS encoding Uncharacterized conserved protein, DUF1501 family, producing the protein MKRRKFIEQSSLGLGLVSQLKLDKMSLSAYNAKHNAAEENENILVVVQLFGGNDGINTITPYEWDRYYNELRPKLHIPGNTVTPISKELGLAMHPSLKNGVNEGILGLHKQGKLSIIQGVGYEFPNFSHFRSTDIWFSGISPQNDGELLKSGWIGRYFDKYGDDKLPDNPYCVHVGRNPSLIFQGNKTSKAILVEDPEALFQQGKEVISEKIDAGQDSFFADEFDYINSVGIQVNHFSKVIKEAFDKGKNVENYPSKGLSNQLKLVARLIDGGLKTKVFFVGLDGFDTHSGQGTTDGLHARLLGEMSEAIASFQADIEKLGHSKKVIGITLSEFGRRPYENGSFGTDHGTSNVMFAFGEQVKGEIFGSNIAFLPFRDEENLSYRYDFRSIYWEILRTWFETTDADAEKVLSGRFALIDQKGFIKTTVEDETLPPPVSVPVVNNDPKSPQNPNSPYNATEQDTFTLFQNPVVDGKAKILTQMFVTNKLSVEQYDIKGNFYGEIMAPKEYRPGTYFLNADMRGDHGLYILHIKVGRRNHYLKAVKL; encoded by the coding sequence ATGAAAAGAAGAAAATTCATAGAACAATCATCGTTAGGACTAGGCCTAGTAAGTCAGCTAAAGTTAGACAAGATGTCGTTGTCTGCCTATAATGCAAAACATAATGCTGCCGAAGAGAATGAAAACATCCTTGTGGTTGTACAGCTTTTTGGAGGAAATGATGGCATCAACACAATTACACCTTATGAGTGGGATAGGTACTACAATGAACTTAGACCAAAACTTCATATCCCAGGAAACACCGTTACACCAATTAGTAAAGAACTGGGATTAGCAATGCACCCTTCTCTCAAAAATGGTGTAAACGAAGGAATTCTAGGACTTCATAAGCAAGGAAAGCTTTCAATTATTCAAGGGGTAGGGTACGAGTTTCCAAATTTCTCCCATTTCAGATCAACAGACATTTGGTTCAGTGGAATTTCTCCTCAAAACGACGGCGAATTACTAAAATCAGGCTGGATAGGTCGATACTTTGATAAATACGGTGATGATAAGTTACCAGATAACCCATACTGTGTTCATGTAGGACGTAACCCTTCTCTTATTTTTCAAGGAAATAAAACCTCAAAGGCGATTTTAGTAGAAGATCCTGAGGCTCTTTTTCAACAAGGGAAAGAAGTAATTTCCGAAAAAATAGATGCGGGACAAGATTCCTTTTTTGCCGATGAATTTGATTACATCAACTCGGTCGGTATTCAAGTAAACCATTTTTCCAAAGTCATTAAAGAGGCTTTTGACAAAGGAAAAAACGTCGAAAACTATCCAAGTAAAGGACTTTCAAACCAACTGAAACTAGTTGCAAGACTTATTGATGGGGGACTAAAAACCAAAGTATTTTTTGTTGGACTTGACGGTTTCGATACGCATTCAGGACAAGGTACAACTGATGGTCTTCACGCTCGCCTACTTGGCGAAATGAGCGAAGCTATTGCTTCTTTTCAAGCAGACATAGAGAAACTAGGGCATAGTAAGAAGGTAATTGGTATCACGCTCTCGGAGTTTGGTAGAAGGCCTTACGAAAACGGTAGTTTTGGAACAGACCACGGAACATCCAATGTAATGTTTGCTTTTGGTGAGCAAGTTAAAGGTGAGATATTTGGTAGTAACATTGCTTTTCTTCCCTTCAGAGATGAAGAAAACCTATCGTATCGCTACGATTTTAGAAGTATTTATTGGGAAATTCTACGCACTTGGTTTGAAACAACCGATGCAGATGCCGAAAAAGTACTCTCTGGTAGATTCGCTCTTATTGATCAAAAAGGGTTTATTAAAACCACTGTTGAAGACGAAACTCTTCCGCCGCCGGTATCTGTGCCTGTGGTAAATAACGACCCAAAATCACCACAAAATCCCAATAGCCCATATAACGCAACTGAGCAAGATACATTTACGCTTTTCCAAAACCCTGTGGTAGATGGCAAAGCAAAAATTTTAACACAGATGTTTGTGACTAACAAGCTGAGTGTGGAACAATATGATATTAAGGGTAACTTTTATGGCGAGATCATGGCTCCAAAAGAATACCGCCCTGGTACCTATTTTCTTAATGCCGACATGAGAGGGGATCATGGATTGTACATTTTACACATCAAAGTTGGAAGAAGAAACCACTACCTTAAAGCGGTTAAACTCTGA
- a CDS encoding polyphosphate:nucleotide phosphotransferase, PPK2 family, giving the protein MKKISTKNFAFKGRGKFELAKHPTGLKLNYKNKKDYQKKLDALSDTIDELQNKMYAHNKFGMLVIFQAMDAAGKDSTIKNVFKNVNPLGTSVQAFKRPTEIELDHDYMWRCFKNLPERGKIQVFNRSYYEEVLVVKVHPEIVTKYQKIPDPLKSDMDSLWKNRYKDISKFEEYLHNNGIVVLKFFLNLSKKEQGQRLIDRINELDKNWKFEEGDIKERGYWKDYMNAYEEMINNTSSSNAPWHIIPADDKKNMRLMVAQVIADTMSKLPMDYPESSPERQELLKSLISTIQNQDKE; this is encoded by the coding sequence ATGAAGAAGATCTCGACTAAAAATTTTGCTTTTAAGGGTAGGGGTAAGTTTGAATTAGCCAAACATCCGACAGGGTTAAAGCTAAATTATAAAAACAAAAAAGACTACCAAAAAAAGCTTGACGCTTTAAGCGACACCATTGATGAGTTGCAGAACAAAATGTATGCTCACAACAAATTTGGAATGTTGGTGATTTTTCAAGCAATGGATGCTGCAGGAAAAGATAGCACGATCAAAAACGTATTCAAAAATGTAAACCCACTAGGGACTTCTGTACAAGCTTTCAAAAGACCAACTGAAATAGAACTCGACCATGATTACATGTGGAGATGCTTCAAAAACCTGCCAGAGAGAGGCAAAATACAGGTTTTTAACAGATCTTACTATGAAGAAGTCTTAGTTGTAAAAGTACATCCTGAGATCGTAACTAAATATCAGAAAATTCCCGATCCGCTCAAGTCAGACATGGATTCTTTGTGGAAAAATAGGTACAAGGATATTTCCAAATTTGAAGAATACCTTCATAACAATGGGATTGTCGTACTCAAGTTTTTCCTCAATTTATCTAAAAAAGAACAAGGTCAACGTCTCATAGATAGGATAAATGAGCTTGACAAAAATTGGAAGTTTGAAGAGGGAGATATCAAAGAAAGAGGGTACTGGAAAGACTACATGAATGCCTACGAAGAAATGATAAATAATACTTCAAGTAGTAACGCACCTTGGCACATTATTCCTGCTGATGATAAAAAAAATATGAGGCTAATGGTAGCTCAAGTAATTGCCGACACCATGTCAAAACTTCCTATGGATTACCCTGAAAGTTCTCCCGAAAGACAAGAATTACTTAAATCGCTTATCTCAACTATTCAAAATCAAGACAAAGAATAA